A genomic region of Alligator mississippiensis isolate rAllMis1 chromosome 6, rAllMis1, whole genome shotgun sequence contains the following coding sequences:
- the TMEM50A gene encoding transmembrane protein 50A has product MSGFLESMRCSECVDWGEKRNTIASIAAGVLFFTGWWIIIDAAVKYPDMEQFNHSYHACGVIATIAFLMINAVSNGQVRGDSYSEGCLGQTGARIWLFIGFMMAFGSLIASMWILFGGYVVKEKPVVYPGIAVFFQNAFIFFGGLVFKFGRTEDLWQ; this is encoded by the exons ATGTCTGGATTTCTTGAGAGCATGAGATGCTCAGAGTGCGTTGATTGGGGAGAAAAGCGAAATACAATTGCATCCATTGCTGCTGGTGTGCTG ttttttacAGGCTGGTGGATTATCATAGATGCAGCTGTTAAGTATCCTGACATGGAACAGTTCAACCATTCATACCATGCTTGTGGAGTTATAGCCACTATTGCATTCCTAAT GATCAATGCAGTATCAAATGGTCAAGTTCGTGGTGACAGTTACAGTGAAGGCTGTCTTGGACAAACAG GCGCTCGCATCTGGCTGTTTATTGGTTTTATGATGGCCTTTGGATCTCTGATTGCTTCTATGTGGATCCTTTTTGGAGGCTATGTTGTTAAAG agaaaccAGTAGTCTATCCAGGAATAGCCGTCTTCTTCCAGAACGCATTTATCTTTTTTGG AGGACTGGTCTTTAAATTTGGTCGCACTGAAGATTTGTGGCAGTGA
- the RSRP1 gene encoding arginine/serine-rich protein 1 isoform X1 yields the protein MGVTHGAGGSPQDPCGGGLPNGDQSGRGCAAAPSGTETGHSSGTSVKAETVAKSTGTEKVKANKTDEMTDFMDDLTLSSPEGRNSHSRSKRSRDRSTSRSSSRSSSSSQSSSSSSSSASSRSWSRSRTRSRSRARRNGSRRYRRYSRSYSRSCSRSRSYRCRGRCYPRHYRRYRRSPPKYRSRSRSWSRGRSYYRRSYSRSRSRSRGRRYYGFGRTVYPEAYRNWRNRSRTRSRSRSPLHLSEKDKRELLEIAKANAARVLGTNNIVLPASLRLNTASKETNSGNLKSEDAAESTEPSGRLTEDLLRSGTERATAQRGISFSPNNTMAKPVAQKPASLSVKEITISPGREDDRKGNPYGQWVPIKKEENSFLNFSPKSAPFRAH from the exons ATGGGGGTGACCCACGGAGCGGGGGGGTCCCCGCAGGACCCGTGCGGGGGCGGCCTGCCCAACGGCGACCA GAGCGGGAGGGGgtgtgctgctgcccccagcg GAACCGAGACTGGGCATTCGAGTGGAACATCAGTCAAAGCAGAGACAGTTGCTAAAAGCACTGGCACTGAGAAGGTGAAGGCTAATAAGACAGATGAGATGACAGACTTCATGGATGATTTAACTCTAAGCTCTCCAGAGGGGAGAAATTCCCACTCCAGGTCCAAAAGAAGTCGTGACAGATCAACATCAAGATCATCGAGCAGATCATCTTCCAGTTCACAGTCCAGTTCAAGTTCTTCGTCTTCGGCTTCTTCAAGGAGTTGGAGCAGGTCTAGAACCAGATCAAGGTCAAGAGCTAGAAGAAATGGTTCCAGGAGGTACAGACGGTACTCCAGATCGTATTCCAGAAGCTGTTCGAGATCACGTAGCTATCGATGTAGGGGAAGGTGCTATCCTAGGCACTACAGAAGATACCGCCGTTCTCCTCCAAAGTACAGATCACGCAGTCGGTCGTGGTCTCGTGGAAGATCGTATTACAGAAGATCTTACTCTAGAAGCAGATCGCGATCAAGAGGCCGGCGTTACTATGGATTTGGGAGAACCGTATATCCTGAAGCTTACAGAAATTGGAGAAACAGGTCACGAACAAGATCCCGTAGTAGATCTCCTCTCCATTTAAGTGAGAAAG ataagAGGGAACTCCTGGAAATAGCCAAGGCTAATGCTGCCAGAGTCCTGGGAACAAATAACATTGTGTTGCCAGCTAGTTTGAGACTCAACACTGCTTCCAAAGAGACAAACAGCGGAAACCTGAAAAGTGAAGATGCTGCAGAGTCTACTGAG CCATCTGGAAGACTTACGGAAGACTTGCTTAGAAGTGGAACTGAGAGAGCTACTGCACAGAGAGGCATTTCTTTCAGCCCTAAT AACACAATGGCGAAGCCGGTAGCTCAGAAACCTGCAAGTCTCTCTGTTAAAGAGATAACAATTTCCCCAGGAAGAGAAGATGACAGAAAAGGAAATCCTTATGGGCAATGGGTTCCtatcaagaaagaagaaaactcatTTTTAAACTTCTCTCCTAAAAGTGCACCCTTTCGAGCACACTAA
- the RSRP1 gene encoding arginine/serine-rich protein 1 isoform X2, with amino-acid sequence MTDFMDDLTLSSPEGRNSHSRSKRSRDRSTSRSSSRSSSSSQSSSSSSSSASSRSWSRSRTRSRSRARRNGSRRYRRYSRSYSRSCSRSRSYRCRGRCYPRHYRRYRRSPPKYRSRSRSWSRGRSYYRRSYSRSRSRSRGRRYYGFGRTVYPEAYRNWRNRSRTRSRSRSPLHLSEKDKRELLEIAKANAARVLGTNNIVLPASLRLNTASKETNSGNLKSEDAAESTEPSGRLTEDLLRSGTERATAQRGISFSPNNTMAKPVAQKPASLSVKEITISPGREDDRKGNPYGQWVPIKKEENSFLNFSPKSAPFRAH; translated from the exons ATGACAGACTTCATGGATGATTTAACTCTAAGCTCTCCAGAGGGGAGAAATTCCCACTCCAGGTCCAAAAGAAGTCGTGACAGATCAACATCAAGATCATCGAGCAGATCATCTTCCAGTTCACAGTCCAGTTCAAGTTCTTCGTCTTCGGCTTCTTCAAGGAGTTGGAGCAGGTCTAGAACCAGATCAAGGTCAAGAGCTAGAAGAAATGGTTCCAGGAGGTACAGACGGTACTCCAGATCGTATTCCAGAAGCTGTTCGAGATCACGTAGCTATCGATGTAGGGGAAGGTGCTATCCTAGGCACTACAGAAGATACCGCCGTTCTCCTCCAAAGTACAGATCACGCAGTCGGTCGTGGTCTCGTGGAAGATCGTATTACAGAAGATCTTACTCTAGAAGCAGATCGCGATCAAGAGGCCGGCGTTACTATGGATTTGGGAGAACCGTATATCCTGAAGCTTACAGAAATTGGAGAAACAGGTCACGAACAAGATCCCGTAGTAGATCTCCTCTCCATTTAAGTGAGAAAG ataagAGGGAACTCCTGGAAATAGCCAAGGCTAATGCTGCCAGAGTCCTGGGAACAAATAACATTGTGTTGCCAGCTAGTTTGAGACTCAACACTGCTTCCAAAGAGACAAACAGCGGAAACCTGAAAAGTGAAGATGCTGCAGAGTCTACTGAG CCATCTGGAAGACTTACGGAAGACTTGCTTAGAAGTGGAACTGAGAGAGCTACTGCACAGAGAGGCATTTCTTTCAGCCCTAAT AACACAATGGCGAAGCCGGTAGCTCAGAAACCTGCAAGTCTCTCTGTTAAAGAGATAACAATTTCCCCAGGAAGAGAAGATGACAGAAAAGGAAATCCTTATGGGCAATGGGTTCCtatcaagaaagaagaaaactcatTTTTAAACTTCTCTCCTAAAAGTGCACCCTTTCGAGCACACTAA
- the SYF2 gene encoding pre-mRNA-splicing factor SYF2: MAALAEPCAGVSSGSSDEEPVPTAEEELAAQKREARLRKFRELHMKRNEARKLNHQEVVEEDKRLKLPPNWEAKKARLEWELKVEEKKKECAAKGEDYEQVKLLEISAEDAERWERKKKRKNPDLGFSDYAAAQLRQYQRLTKQIKPDMEQYEKQKKDTEEFYPTSNSLLHGTHVPSNEGVDRMVADLEKQIVKREKYSRRRSYNDDADIDYINERNAKFNKKAERFYGKYTAEIKQNLERGTAV; the protein is encoded by the exons ATGGCGGCGTTAGCGGAGCCGTGCGCTGGG GTCTCCTCTGGCAGCTCGGACGAGGAGCCGGTCCCCACGGCGGAGGAGGAGCTGGCGGCCCAGAAGAGGGAGGCGAGGCTGAGGAAGTTCCGGGAGCTCCATATGAAGAGG aatgAAGCTCGCAAGCTAAATCACCAGGAAGTTGTAGAAGAAGACAAGAGACTTAAGTTGCCACCAAACTGGGAAGCAAAAAAGGCTCGATTGGAATGGGAACTGAAggtggaggaaaagaaaaag GAATGTGCTGCAAAAGGAGAAGACTATGAGCAAGTGAAATTGTTGGAAATCAGTGCTGAGGATGCTGAAagatgggaaagaaaaaagaaaagaaaaaatccagATCTAGGGTTTTCAG attatGCAGCTGCCCAATTGCGCCAATATCAGAGGTTAACCAAGCAGATTAAACCTGACATGGAACAAtatgaaaagcaaaagaaagataC GGAAGAATTCTATCCAACATCAAACAGTCTTCTTCATGGAACTCATGTGCCATCTAATGAAGGGGTTGATAGGATGGTTGCTGATCTTGAAAAACA AATTGTAAAACGTGAAAAATACAGTCGGCGACGTTCCTATAATGATGATGCAGATATTGACTACATTAATGAGAGAAATGCCAAGTTCAACAAGAAGGCAGAAAGGTTCTATGGGAAATACACAGCAGAGATTAAACAGAACCTGGAGAGAGGAACAGCTGTCTGA